The following are encoded in a window of Peromyscus leucopus breed LL Stock chromosome X, UCI_PerLeu_2.1, whole genome shotgun sequence genomic DNA:
- the LOC114701323 gene encoding histone H2A-Bbd type 1-like, with the protein MEDKRRKQNISRSRRAQLQFSVSLVDHFLREGNFSQHLSASPSGFLAGVLESLTSNILDLTSKEAHSSGKKLIGSEQVSQALQNNEELHQFVKDDNQSVVEKTPEPDKN; encoded by the coding sequence ATGGAAGATAAAAGGCGTAAGCAGAACATATCCCGCTCCAGAAGAGCTCAGCTGCAGTTTTCTGTGAGCCTCGTCGACCACTTCCTCCGAGAAGGAAACTTCTCTCAGCATCTGAGTGCTTCCCCATCCGGGTTCCTCGCCGGTGTACTCGAGTCCCTGACATCCAATATCCTTGACCTGACCAGCAAGGAAGCCCACAGCAGTGGCAAGAAGCTCATAGGCTCAGAGCAAGTGTCCCAGGCATTGCAGAACAACGAAGAGCTCCATCAATTCGTCAAAGATGACAACCAATCTGTGGTTGAGAAGACACCAGAACCCGATAAGAACTGA
- the LOC114701322 gene encoding huntingtin-interacting protein M encodes MQWTGLNTECLQRPSFAGEQSRVYRSPVHQTIMSEKKNQDKSCSDNKSIEDSSSTPEVQVPVNCVYRLLQEEQYTPCLGSTTSDFLLAMLDYLTDYILEVVGSEANINSQQDVPQDGERQADNNREPSHAFKNAPFSLFDEMPGPRRNG; translated from the coding sequence ATGCAATGGACAGGCCTGAACACTGAGTGTCTTCAGAGACCCAGTTTTGCTGGTGAACAAAGCAGAGTGTACCGGAGCCCAGTCCATCAAACCATCATGTCAGAGAAGAAGAACCAAGACAAGTCTTGCAGTGACAACAAGAGCATAGAAGATTCTTCTTCTACACCTGAGGTACAGGTTCCTGTCAACTGCGTGTACCGCCTACTGCAGGAGGAGCAGTATACCCCCTGCCTAGGCTCCACCACTTCAGATTTCCTCCTCGCCATGCTTGATTACCTTACCGACTACATCCTGGAGGTGGTGGGCTCCGAAGCCAACATCAACAGCCAGCAAGATGTCCCACAAgatggagagaggcaggcagacaacaACCGTGAACCTTCTCATGCCTTCAAGAATGCACCTTTCTCTCTGTTTGATGAGATGCCTGGACCCAGAAGGAATGGCTAA